One Helianthus annuus cultivar XRQ/B chromosome 7, HanXRQr2.0-SUNRISE, whole genome shotgun sequence genomic region harbors:
- the LOC110895883 gene encoding uncharacterized protein LOC110895883, producing MKEIIAEEVGKAIEGSLSGFIDKIQNTVLSLVEERVKRLEDNVNLMREKSGERKGCSYKEFMACKLPIYSREVDLIICQRWLIDVEGVFERTHCDVSNFVAYGMGQLRGQAKDWWDNKKKEIGAEAARVMTWDEFKVPFLKHHSPKAVINKIKEEFIQLIQRGETIDKITDIFMDKLRFCNELVTTEEQKIYYYYNMLSAEYREFMTPSKYETLTEIINTAREREIELKKQIERGERRAQDVNPSPTKKSKTSETTRKMDVKGGSPSCKVCEKGHKGECRFKDKPCPICGKTGHTESLFPGKVSVCYKCYQPGHKKSECPDLVGKKDTKESPTEAPKAKARSFQLTTVEAKTEPDVVSGCKLSIDDEEYLIDLIPMSMGEFQVVVGMDWLSRHHAKVVCFRKEIKLTSTRGKQVTIYGEKGGNPIICSMLKAHKLTSS from the exons atgaaagagataATTGCCGAAGAAGTGGGGAAGGCAATTGAGGGAAGTCTATCCGGGTTCATagataaaattcaaaacacggtgTTATCATTAGTCGAAGAACGAGTTAAAAGGTTGGAAGATAATGTCAACCTTATGAGAGAGAAATCTGGAGAACGTAAGGGATGTTCGTATAAGGAGTTTATGGCGTGTAAACTGCCAATCTACAGTAGGGAGGTCGACCTGATAATATGTCAGAGATGGTTAATTGATGTCGAAGGGGTGTTTGAAAGGACCCACTGTGACGTAAGCAATTTTGTGGCTTACGGAATGGGTCAGTTGAGGGgtcaagccaaggattggtgggacaacAAAAAGAAGGAGATAGGAGCCGAAGCGGCAAGGGTCATGACATGGGACGAGTTTAAGGTGCCATTCCTTAAACATCATAGTCCCAAGGCAGTCATcaacaagatcaaggaagagttcatccAGTTAATACAGAGGggtgaaacaattgataaaatcACGGACATTTTTATGGATAAACTGAGATTCTGCAACGAGTTAGTCACCACTGAAGAACAGAAGATATATTACTATTACAACATGTTGAGCGCTGAATACCGGGAATTTATGACTCCCTCAAAGTACGAAACCCTCACGGAAATCATTAACACCGCCCGGGAGCGGGAAATCGAGTTGAAGAAACAGATTGAGAGGGGCGAACGAAGGGCACAAGATGTGAATCCGAGCCCTACAAAGAAGTCGAAGACATCAGAAACGACACGAAAGATGGATGTGAAAGGTGGGTCACCAAGTTGTAAAGTTTGTGAAAAAGGGCACAAGGGCGAGTGCCGTTTCAAAGATAAACCATGTCCCATATGCGGGAAAACGGGGCACACGGAATCTCTATTCCCGGGTAAAGTCTCAGTTTGTTACAAATGCTATCAGCCCGGCCATAAAAAGTCTGAATGCCCAGACTTAGTTGGAAAGAAAGACACTAAAGAATCTCCAACAGAAGCTCCAAAGGCGAAGGCTAGGTCCTTCCAACTAACAACGGTTGAAGCTAAaacagaacccgatgtggtctcag GCTGTAAATTAAGTATCGATGACGAGGAATACTTGATAgatctaatcccgatgtcgatgggggAGTTTCAAGTAgttgttgggatggattggctatctcgacaccaCGCAAAGGTCGTGTGTTTCCGTAAGGAGATAAAACTAACATCTACAAGAGGAAAGCAGGTTACAATCTATGGTGAGAAAGGAGGCAATCCTATAATATGTTCgatgttgaaagctcacaagctcACAAGCTCATGA